A genome region from Alistipes dispar includes the following:
- a CDS encoding TonB-dependent receptor: protein MNKLYLNLRNSLFRYLLPVGCLLFWGLPAAAQSGSNARITIHADEQPVIRILNRIGEQSGCSIILRDNDVDPDLKVSLHVDNATLGTALRQLLSGTDLTYQIDGRKISVFRPRRSVPALPGTRKVQGVVIDEQKRPVTGATIVLPQFPTVGTTSASDGSFCLQLPVGADRLEISCIGYEKQQVTLPADAGRTLEIVLQDDVQTLENVVVVGYGVQRKSVVTAAISSVKGDDLRRVTGTRIDNVLKGMVSGVNITQSSGQPGSGVRVRIRGVGTINDSNPLYIVDGMPVSSNIDYLNPADILSVEVLKDAASAAIYGARGANGVILVTTRQGNKGRTSVDYSFSYGWQSPWRTKDVLNAHEYAVMMNEMNMNSGLSPIYENPAALGKGTNWQKELFNYNAPVVEHQASVSGGNDKVNYYLSFGYLYNEGIIGGDVNRSNYDRYSVRANTNYTLFEKSEQRFFRSARAGVNMAYSRTVSRSIGENSERGSVLGSAVSMSPIMGVYAGNPEEVLNEHPTAVTDFSGRVFAIAGDNFGNMVNPIAQLHLPGDKSAADKLIGNIWGEIELYKGLKFKSSYGTELVFSSNDGYQMPYYLGRYTYADRSSVWSSMERLFTWQVENTLTYDCTLGERHQLTVLLGQSAQSSHSQNVGGSSYDISDPSQPWIDTTESDDNSRSAWGAPSPDHRLLSYFGRVSYNYDERYMAEFTLRRDGSSNFGPAHKWATFPSVSVGWNLTNEPFMANRPKALSSLKLRASWGLNGNESIGSFHYISTVTGGADYILGPEGLNTLIPGATPSGYPNDGLKWEESEQFDVGIDASFFGNRLSLTVDYFNKRTNGMLMTVPLPQYIGNSRPYGNVGDMKNSGVEIDLHYLFQVSDVSFDIGGNATYISNRLIRLGNQNGWANYDTVLGNIGTITRAENGEPFPFFYGMRTAGIFQTADEVADYVNSRGEMLQPDARPGDVRFVDCNGDGTIDDADRVKIGKGAPDWTLGFNLAVAWKGIDLGAFFNATIGNDIFDASYRSDYPYLNMPRHMLDRWTGPGSSNRIPRLSRNVDAANWQSSDLYVHDGSFLRLRSLQLGYSFPAALLRKVHIERLRLWVGAENLWTLTSYEGFDPEISSGGTSLGVDRGVYPTARIFTIGANITF, encoded by the coding sequence ATGAACAAACTCTACCTGAACCTGAGAAACTCCCTGTTCCGGTATCTGCTGCCGGTCGGGTGCCTGCTGTTCTGGGGGCTGCCGGCCGCGGCGCAATCCGGGTCCAACGCCCGGATTACGATCCATGCCGATGAGCAACCGGTTATCCGGATACTCAACCGGATCGGTGAACAGAGCGGCTGTTCGATCATCCTGCGCGACAACGATGTCGATCCGGACCTGAAGGTCTCCCTGCACGTTGACAATGCGACGCTCGGGACGGCCCTGCGACAATTACTGTCAGGGACCGACCTGACTTACCAGATCGACGGACGGAAGATTTCCGTCTTCCGTCCCCGGCGATCCGTTCCCGCTCTTCCCGGAACGCGGAAAGTCCAGGGTGTCGTGATCGACGAACAGAAACGCCCTGTCACCGGAGCAACGATCGTGCTGCCGCAGTTCCCGACAGTGGGAACCACCTCTGCCTCTGACGGCAGTTTCTGCCTGCAACTGCCTGTCGGTGCCGACCGGCTCGAGATCTCCTGTATAGGCTATGAGAAACAGCAGGTAACTCTCCCGGCCGATGCGGGCCGGACGTTGGAGATCGTCCTGCAAGACGATGTCCAGACGTTGGAGAATGTGGTGGTGGTCGGTTACGGCGTTCAGCGTAAAAGCGTCGTCACGGCGGCCATCAGCAGCGTGAAGGGCGACGACCTGAGACGTGTGACGGGCACTCGCATCGACAATGTGCTGAAAGGCATGGTGTCGGGTGTGAACATCACGCAGAGCTCCGGCCAGCCCGGTTCCGGGGTTCGTGTACGCATCCGCGGCGTGGGGACTATCAACGACAGCAATCCGCTCTACATTGTCGATGGGATGCCCGTCAGCAGCAATATCGACTATCTTAATCCGGCCGACATTCTCTCGGTCGAGGTGCTCAAGGACGCCGCGTCGGCTGCCATTTACGGTGCCCGCGGTGCGAATGGCGTCATTCTGGTCACGACCCGTCAGGGCAACAAGGGCCGTACGTCGGTCGATTACTCGTTCTCCTACGGATGGCAGAGCCCCTGGCGCACGAAGGACGTGCTCAACGCCCATGAATACGCTGTGATGATGAATGAGATGAATATGAACAGCGGCCTGTCCCCGATCTACGAGAACCCGGCGGCGCTGGGCAAGGGCACGAACTGGCAGAAGGAGCTCTTCAACTACAATGCGCCTGTCGTGGAGCATCAGGCCAGCGTCAGCGGCGGCAACGATAAGGTAAATTACTATCTGTCGTTCGGTTATCTGTATAACGAAGGTATCATCGGCGGCGATGTCAATCGGTCGAATTATGACCGTTATAGCGTCCGGGCCAATACGAACTATACGCTTTTCGAGAAATCCGAGCAGCGCTTTTTCCGTTCGGCGCGCGCTGGTGTCAATATGGCCTATTCGCGTACCGTGTCGCGTAGTATCGGTGAGAACAGCGAACGCGGCAGTGTGCTGGGCAGTGCCGTTTCGATGTCCCCGATCATGGGAGTCTATGCCGGCAACCCCGAGGAGGTCCTCAACGAACATCCCACGGCCGTGACTGACTTTTCGGGCCGGGTTTTCGCCATCGCAGGCGACAATTTCGGCAACATGGTCAACCCGATCGCTCAACTGCACCTGCCGGGCGACAAGTCCGCCGCCGACAAGCTGATCGGCAATATCTGGGGCGAGATCGAGCTCTATAAAGGACTGAAATTTAAATCATCCTATGGCACGGAACTGGTCTTCAGCAGCAACGACGGCTATCAGATGCCCTATTATCTGGGGCGTTACACTTATGCCGACCGCTCGTCGGTCTGGTCGAGTATGGAACGGCTCTTCACGTGGCAGGTCGAGAACACGCTGACCTACGACTGTACGCTGGGCGAACGGCATCAGCTTACAGTTCTGCTGGGACAGTCGGCACAGTCCTCGCACTCGCAGAACGTCGGCGGTTCGAGCTACGACATCAGCGACCCTTCGCAGCCGTGGATCGACACGACCGAGTCCGATGACAATTCGCGCAGCGCCTGGGGAGCACCTTCGCCCGACCACCGGCTGCTGTCGTATTTCGGCCGTGTGAGCTATAATTACGACGAACGTTACATGGCCGAGTTCACACTTCGCCGCGATGGATCATCGAATTTCGGTCCGGCGCACAAGTGGGCTACCTTTCCGTCGGTTTCTGTGGGATGGAACCTCACCAATGAACCTTTCATGGCAAACCGCCCGAAGGCACTCTCTTCGCTGAAACTCCGTGCCAGCTGGGGCCTGAACGGCAACGAATCGATCGGTTCTTTCCACTATATTTCGACCGTGACCGGTGGTGCGGATTACATACTCGGTCCCGAAGGGCTGAATACGTTGATACCGGGTGCTACGCCGAGCGGCTATCCGAACGACGGTCTGAAATGGGAAGAATCCGAGCAGTTCGACGTAGGTATCGACGCGTCGTTCTTCGGAAACCGACTTTCGCTGACGGTGGATTATTTCAACAAGCGCACCAACGGTATGCTGATGACCGTTCCGTTGCCGCAGTATATCGGTAATTCCCGGCCTTACGGCAACGTGGGCGACATGAAAAACAGCGGTGTGGAGATAGACCTCCATTACCTCTTCCAGGTGTCGGACGTCTCGTTCGATATCGGCGGCAACGCTACCTATATCAGCAACCGGCTGATACGCCTGGGTAATCAAAACGGCTGGGCCAATTACGATACGGTGTTGGGTAATATCGGCACCATCACCCGCGCCGAGAACGGCGAACCGTTCCCTTTCTTCTACGGTATGCGCACGGCAGGCATCTTCCAGACGGCCGACGAGGTCGCCGACTATGTCAATTCCCGGGGTGAAATGCTCCAGCCCGATGCGCGCCCGGGCGACGTGAGGTTCGTCGATTGCAACGGCGACGGAACGATCGACGATGCCGACCGTGTGAAGATCGGCAAAGGTGCACCCGACTGGACTTTAGGTTTCAACCTCGCAGTGGCTTGGAAGGGCATCGACCTCGGGGCCTTTTTCAATGCCACGATCGGCAACGATATCTTCGATGCCTCCTATCGGTCGGACTATCCTTACCTCAACATGCCGCGTCACATGCTCGATCGCTGGACGGGGCCCGGCTCCTCGAACCGTATTCCGCGCCTCTCCCGCAATGTCGACGCCGCCAACTGGCAGTCGTCGGACCTTTACGTGCACGACGGTTCCTTCCTTCGCCTGCGCAGTCTCCAACTGGGCTATTCGTTCCCTGCGGCGTTGCTCCGCAAGGTCCATATCGAGCGGCTGCGCCTCTGGGTCGGAGCCGAGAATCTCTGGACCCTGACTTCGTACGAAGGCTTCGATCCGGAAATCTCCTCCGGCGGGACCTCGCTGGGTGTTGATCGCGGCGTTTATCCTACGGCGCGCATCTTTACCATCGGAGCCAACATCACCTTCTAA
- a CDS encoding FecR family protein has translation MEKYFEELIIDYLTGNLSDPDIARFLEFVQSDERHRRRFEELSRLYAQSLIPRFETDKKARYREAERRIAASRRRPSLWRIAGWTRVAAALLVGIVVGAASLFVLRLDAEPGLCEVTVPAGARSQIMLPDSSLVWLNAGSKLIYASDFGRKDRQVRLEGEGYFEVARNVGCPFTVRTDVLDVTVLGTSFNVQAYADARTVEVDLLKGRVEVAAADGRRLSLLPDRQARFDRTSGLFESHPAVTALAADWINGRLSFVNTPFREILDKLQRHFNVRIEVSSEKAAHESFSGSIDLRLSLDEILRYIDVDRKYTWTTTDGTLRLSDRN, from the coding sequence ATGGAAAAATATTTTGAGGAGCTGATTATCGACTACCTGACCGGGAACCTGTCGGACCCGGATATCGCCCGGTTTCTCGAGTTCGTACAAAGTGACGAACGACACCGCAGGCGTTTCGAGGAGCTGAGCCGCCTATATGCCCAGTCGCTCATCCCCCGTTTCGAAACTGACAAAAAGGCCCGGTACCGGGAGGCGGAGCGGCGGATCGCCGCATCCCGCCGCAGGCCGTCGCTTTGGCGGATTGCTGGTTGGACGCGTGTCGCAGCCGCTCTCTTGGTCGGTATCGTCGTGGGAGCCGCCTCGCTTTTCGTACTCCGGCTTGATGCGGAGCCCGGCCTTTGCGAAGTGACGGTTCCGGCAGGCGCCCGTTCGCAGATCATGCTGCCCGACAGCTCCCTGGTATGGCTCAATGCCGGTTCTAAACTTATATATGCCAGCGATTTCGGTCGTAAGGACCGTCAGGTGCGGCTCGAAGGCGAAGGCTATTTCGAGGTTGCGCGTAATGTCGGATGCCCTTTTACCGTCCGGACTGACGTGCTGGATGTCACGGTGCTGGGAACCTCCTTTAATGTGCAGGCTTACGCCGATGCCCGGACCGTCGAGGTCGATCTGCTCAAAGGTCGCGTGGAGGTAGCTGCAGCCGACGGACGCCGCCTTTCGCTCCTTCCTGACCGGCAGGCACGATTCGACCGTACCTCAGGGCTGTTCGAATCTCACCCGGCCGTAACCGCGCTGGCGGCAGATTGGATCAACGGACGCCTGTCGTTCGTCAACACGCCGTTCCGGGAGATTCTGGACAAGTTGCAACGCCATTTTAACGTACGAATTGAGGTCAGCAGCGAAAAAGCCGCTCATGAGTCCTTCTCGGGAAGCATCGACCTGCGCCTCTCGCTCGACGAAATACTCCGCTACATCGACGTGGACCGGAAATATACCTGGACAACGACCGACGGAACACTGCGACTCTCGGACCGGAATTGA
- a CDS encoding RNA polymerase sigma-70 factor, protein MKTVGKEIIDGLNRGSESAFAALYDSYFSYLCACAATYVPDPVSAEELVNDVFVNIWEHRGRYRVPLHGYLVNSVRNACISHIRSQLFRRRLREGYERELLLFAEQRCLTDAHPLEVLSAQEVETRIRAVVETLPERCRAVFEQYFYRGESAREIAENLRIDPVTVRVHIKNALDRLRVELGPLLTVYLFTTFFKP, encoded by the coding sequence ATGAAAACGGTAGGGAAGGAAATTATCGATGGACTTAATCGGGGCAGCGAATCGGCGTTCGCCGCCTTGTATGACTCCTATTTTTCCTATCTGTGTGCCTGCGCGGCGACCTATGTCCCCGATCCTGTGAGCGCCGAGGAACTTGTCAACGACGTCTTTGTCAATATATGGGAACATCGCGGCCGTTATCGGGTCCCTTTGCACGGATATCTCGTCAACAGCGTCCGGAACGCTTGTATCAGCCATATCCGCTCGCAGTTGTTCCGCCGTCGGCTGCGGGAAGGCTACGAACGGGAGTTGTTGCTGTTTGCCGAGCAACGATGTCTCACCGACGCTCATCCGCTCGAGGTTCTGTCCGCACAAGAGGTGGAGACACGTATCCGGGCTGTCGTCGAAACGCTTCCTGAGCGCTGCCGGGCCGTCTTCGAACAATACTTCTATCGGGGAGAATCCGCCCGGGAGATCGCCGAGAACCTGCGGATCGACCCCGTCACGGTACGAGTTCACATCAAGAACGCTCTCGACCGCCTTCGTGTCGAATTAGGACCGTTACTGACTGTCTATCTTTTCACGACCTTTTTCAAACCCTGA
- a CDS encoding BF3164 family lipoprotein, whose translation MKKSLAIVLIVLVLSSCSTNPEAHMAFEEVRYIREFPRTYSLTAQDAESVDFGIIGTQDFIVHDSLLILSTANKNGFLTFLSLPDHRNLGSYLLLGNGPQEFIMPPWISQSVFYREKGDLCFTLHNVVRKRLECFNVTRTLESKRLHLSTIKDSLVSTAFRFLYINDSTFMCREITSDETRQIRYFIENGRRTEPLCLIPLNESRVDPGNGNYNILATLIQYNPDRRRVVEAPTLLNHINLYAPDGSFARTICVGKRLDKTKDIQAREYGERIRTYMHLLAYPDFFGALYFGATEKEFELEPGKISPVIQLFDWDGEPLAEIRLPYMATAFDFDLKNGALYTFDRTSEQFQKYDITDLNF comes from the coding sequence ATGAAAAAAAGTCTGGCTATCGTACTGATAGTTCTCGTCTTGTCCAGTTGCAGTACGAATCCCGAAGCCCACATGGCTTTCGAAGAAGTTCGTTATATCCGGGAGTTTCCCCGCACTTATTCGCTTACGGCACAGGATGCAGAAAGTGTGGATTTCGGAATCATCGGCACACAGGATTTCATTGTCCACGACTCCCTGCTGATTCTCTCCACGGCAAACAAAAACGGATTCCTGACCTTTCTTTCCTTACCGGACCACCGAAATCTGGGGAGTTATCTGCTATTGGGGAATGGTCCTCAGGAGTTCATCATGCCTCCGTGGATCAGCCAGTCGGTCTTCTATCGGGAAAAAGGCGATTTATGCTTTACTTTGCACAACGTGGTCCGGAAACGGCTGGAGTGTTTCAATGTCACCCGAACACTTGAAAGCAAGCGGTTGCATCTATCCACGATAAAGGACTCTTTAGTATCCACGGCATTCCGATTCCTGTATATCAACGACTCAACCTTCATGTGCCGGGAGATAACATCGGACGAAACCCGGCAAATCCGATATTTCATCGAAAACGGCCGGCGTACGGAGCCCTTGTGTCTCATTCCTCTGAACGAATCCCGAGTCGATCCCGGCAATGGGAACTACAACATTCTGGCGACATTGATCCAATACAATCCCGACCGGCGGCGAGTTGTGGAGGCTCCTACCCTGCTGAACCACATCAACCTCTATGCTCCGGACGGTTCGTTCGCCCGGACGATCTGCGTCGGAAAGCGGCTCGATAAGACGAAAGACATTCAGGCCCGGGAGTACGGAGAGAGAATCCGCACCTACATGCATCTGCTGGCTTATCCGGATTTTTTCGGAGCCTTATATTTCGGGGCCACTGAAAAAGAGTTCGAGTTGGAACCCGGCAAAATTTCACCCGTTATCCAGTTATTCGACTGGGACGGTGAACCTCTGGCTGAAATTCGTCTTCCGTATATGGCTACGGCATTTGACTTTGACTTGAAAAACGGCGCGCTTTATACATTTGACCGAACTTCAGAGCAATTTCAAAAATATGATATAACGGATTTAAATTTTTGA
- a CDS encoding NVEALA domain-containing protein: MKKKLIFAGAVVLMAAAAVTAYMANYRPDPFDLLNANIEALAQDESLDPGESNGKRECFNSITSDSAMQVRYCPTCEYVPGKPTWYAFRSEC; encoded by the coding sequence ATGAAAAAGAAACTGATTTTTGCGGGTGCTGTCGTATTGATGGCTGCCGCGGCTGTAACTGCCTATATGGCAAATTACCGGCCGGATCCTTTCGATCTGCTGAATGCCAATATCGAGGCTTTGGCGCAGGATGAATCGTTGGATCCAGGAGAATCTAACGGCAAAAGAGAGTGTTTTAATAGTATTACATCTGATTCTGCAATGCAGGTAAGATATTGTCCTACATGTGAATATGTTCCAGGAAAGCCTACTTGGTATGCATTTAGAAGTGAATGTTGA
- a CDS encoding TonB-dependent receptor, with translation MKNVLLTTLLALFAAAASAQTGAVTGRIVDADTGESVVGAVLTVTPARNPEKKQYLTSAYEGSVSIPSLSYGEYGLSVSFLGYNTLDTTFRVASPKVSLGVLKLKPGVQIETVVKEVKAMRTSQKGDTVSYNAGAFKVTTDADVEGLLKKMPGITVTDGTVEAQGEEIKKIFVDGKEFFGEDVTTAIKSLPAEAVERVEVYNKLSDAAEFSGMDDGEGYKALNIVTKPGMRQGQFGKLYAGYGYDADTKTESQHKYIAGGNVNIFSGDSRVSVIGLFNNVNQQNFSFEDILGVTGGSGGRRGGVGQYMMRPQSGVAKVNAVGLNYSDTWGKRDQLSFQGSYFFNNTNTTNRSTTQKWYEAPMAVDTLSTTGYSDTKGFNHRFNARLEWKISENQNLMVRPNFSYQSNDPWSTTQGWQYGESGYSRTDNFNDGLRSGYSLGTFAVYRAKLGKDGRTITLNGSFRYSDSENNATSYSNQLGSLPDRPVTDPATGVWIPDDYVQLRYLRDMAPSRSHTLRGEFTYTEPVAKYAQVSFQYRATYDHQERDKRSYETGSDFSIAGLTPDPQLSNAYESNFTTHRFGPGFRYSKERNTFIANVYYQRSLLDGMVTQNGSEKIRHNYNDVTYFMMGQLNINRENSLRLFVSSYTDNPEVTNLQSVYDISDAQNISHGNPGLKPFYSHRVNFHYVNSNVEKGRTFMWMFSFQSTSDYIATHTVQNPSIEIDGQRYTPNFYSMPVNLDGSRSLMTHLSYGFPIGFLKSNFNVMAGIVYSKTPSMLGGTVDAATGMISGGERNDASNMGYDFRAVLGSNISENVDFTLAWNGTYNEATNSLDASDSKNRYFSHTAQGDLKVVFPLGFTLTASAAYTQYIGFTNDYDSHYTLCNVYVGKKVFRNRRGEIMVGVNDMFNQNKAFARTTGSGWTQNATNSVIGRYYMVQFTYNLRRFGKKGSTNIKDYDGMEHLEGRRRMGPGGPGGPPPFRPR, from the coding sequence ATGAAAAACGTACTACTGACTACCCTGCTGGCGCTCTTCGCGGCGGCGGCCTCCGCACAGACCGGGGCCGTCACGGGACGGATCGTGGATGCCGACACCGGAGAGAGCGTGGTCGGCGCGGTCCTGACCGTGACACCGGCCAGGAATCCGGAGAAGAAACAGTATCTCACCTCCGCCTACGAGGGATCGGTGTCGATTCCGTCGCTCTCCTACGGGGAGTACGGACTGTCGGTATCGTTCCTCGGCTACAACACCCTCGATACGACCTTCCGCGTCGCGTCGCCGAAGGTGTCGCTCGGCGTGCTGAAGCTCAAGCCGGGCGTGCAGATCGAGACCGTGGTCAAGGAGGTCAAGGCCATGCGCACCTCGCAGAAGGGCGACACGGTGAGCTATAATGCCGGGGCCTTCAAGGTGACCACCGACGCCGACGTCGAGGGCCTGCTGAAGAAGATGCCGGGCATCACCGTCACGGACGGCACGGTGGAGGCCCAGGGCGAGGAGATCAAGAAAATCTTCGTGGACGGCAAGGAGTTCTTCGGCGAGGACGTGACGACGGCCATCAAGTCGCTGCCGGCCGAGGCCGTCGAGCGCGTGGAGGTTTACAACAAGCTCTCCGACGCGGCCGAGTTCTCGGGCATGGACGACGGCGAGGGGTACAAGGCCCTCAATATCGTGACCAAGCCCGGCATGCGTCAGGGACAGTTCGGAAAACTCTACGCCGGATACGGTTATGACGCCGACACGAAGACCGAGTCGCAGCACAAGTACATCGCCGGCGGCAACGTCAATATCTTCTCGGGCGACAGCCGCGTGTCGGTGATCGGGTTGTTCAACAACGTCAATCAGCAGAACTTCTCGTTCGAGGACATTCTCGGCGTCACGGGCGGTTCGGGCGGACGCCGCGGCGGCGTGGGCCAGTACATGATGCGGCCCCAGAGCGGTGTGGCGAAGGTTAATGCGGTCGGACTGAACTATTCCGATACGTGGGGCAAACGCGACCAGCTTTCGTTCCAGGGCAGCTATTTCTTCAACAACACCAATACCACGAACCGTTCGACGACGCAGAAGTGGTACGAGGCCCCGATGGCCGTCGATACCCTCTCGACGACGGGCTACTCCGACACGAAGGGCTTCAACCACCGGTTCAACGCCCGTCTGGAGTGGAAAATATCCGAGAACCAGAACCTGATGGTCCGGCCGAACTTCAGCTACCAGTCCAACGATCCGTGGAGTACGACGCAGGGCTGGCAGTACGGCGAGAGCGGATACAGCCGCACGGACAACTTCAACGACGGCCTCCGCAGCGGATACAGCCTCGGGACATTCGCCGTTTACCGCGCCAAACTGGGCAAGGACGGCCGGACGATCACGCTCAACGGCAGTTTCCGCTATTCGGACAGCGAGAACAACGCCACTTCCTACTCCAACCAACTGGGCAGCCTTCCCGACCGCCCTGTCACCGATCCCGCGACCGGCGTATGGATTCCGGACGATTACGTGCAGTTGCGCTACCTGCGCGATATGGCGCCTTCGCGCAGCCATACCCTGCGCGGCGAGTTCACCTACACGGAACCGGTGGCCAAATACGCGCAGGTGAGCTTCCAGTACCGCGCCACCTACGACCATCAGGAGCGCGACAAGCGCTCCTACGAAACGGGCAGCGACTTCTCGATCGCCGGACTGACGCCCGATCCGCAGTTGTCGAACGCCTACGAGAGCAACTTCACCACGCATCGCTTCGGTCCGGGATTCCGCTATTCGAAGGAGCGCAACACGTTCATCGCGAACGTTTACTACCAGCGCTCGTTGCTCGACGGCATGGTGACGCAGAACGGTTCGGAGAAGATCCGCCACAACTACAACGACGTGACCTACTTCATGATGGGCCAGCTCAACATCAATCGTGAGAACTCGCTGCGGCTGTTCGTCTCTTCCTATACGGACAATCCGGAGGTGACCAACCTGCAGAGCGTCTACGACATATCGGATGCACAGAACATTTCGCACGGTAATCCGGGGCTCAAACCCTTCTACTCGCACCGCGTCAATTTCCACTACGTCAATTCGAACGTCGAGAAGGGCCGGACGTTCATGTGGATGTTCTCGTTCCAGAGCACGTCGGATTACATCGCCACGCATACGGTGCAGAATCCCTCGATCGAAATAGACGGTCAGCGTTATACGCCCAACTTCTATTCCATGCCGGTCAATCTCGACGGCAGCCGGAGCCTGATGACCCACTTGAGCTACGGCTTCCCGATCGGGTTCCTCAAGTCGAACTTCAACGTCATGGCGGGCATCGTTTACAGCAAGACCCCGAGCATGTTGGGCGGTACGGTGGATGCGGCGACGGGAATGATTTCGGGCGGCGAGCGCAACGACGCGAGCAATATGGGATACGACTTCCGTGCCGTGCTGGGCAGCAACATCTCCGAGAACGTCGATTTCACGCTGGCGTGGAACGGTACGTACAACGAGGCGACCAACTCGCTCGATGCCTCCGATTCGAAAAACCGCTACTTCAGCCATACGGCGCAGGGGGATCTGAAGGTGGTCTTCCCGCTCGGCTTCACGCTTACGGCGAGTGCGGCCTACACGCAGTATATCGGCTTTACGAACGATTACGACAGCCACTACACGCTCTGCAACGTTTACGTCGGCAAGAAAGTCTTCCGCAACCGGCGCGGCGAGATCATGGTCGGCGTGAACGACATGTTCAATCAGAACAAGGCATTCGCCCGCACGACGGGTTCGGGATGGACGCAGAACGCCACGAACAGCGTGATCGGCCGCTATTATATGGTGCAGTTTACCTACAATCTGCGCCGCTTCGGCAAGAAAGGCTCCACGAATATCAAGGATTACGACGGCATGGAGCACCTGGAAGGCCGCCGTCGGATGGGGCCCGGCGGCCCGGGAGGTCCTCCTCCGTTCCGTCCGCGGTAA
- a CDS encoding DUF4890 domain-containing protein, with the protein MKKTIFAAFAALCMAAGTSAFAQPQRMERGPEAGERPSVEQMAREMTDRMAERLKLTEKQSEQVYAATLEQLQTMEAHREAMRKARAEQAEKMKSILSTEQFMEWSKMQGPHPGARRGPQMMRKAPEGAPACREGACCDRPCPREKMKGKK; encoded by the coding sequence ATGAAAAAGACGATTTTTGCAGCCTTCGCCGCCCTCTGCATGGCGGCAGGTACGAGCGCCTTCGCGCAGCCGCAGCGTATGGAACGGGGGCCGGAAGCGGGCGAACGCCCCTCCGTCGAGCAGATGGCCCGCGAGATGACGGACCGCATGGCCGAACGCCTAAAGCTCACGGAAAAACAGTCCGAACAGGTCTATGCCGCGACGCTCGAGCAGTTGCAGACGATGGAGGCCCATCGCGAGGCGATGCGCAAGGCGCGGGCGGAGCAGGCCGAGAAGATGAAGTCGATCCTTTCGACCGAGCAGTTCATGGAGTGGTCCAAGATGCAGGGCCCGCATCCCGGAGCCCGCCGCGGTCCGCAGATGATGCGCAAGGCGCCCGAAGGCGCTCCCGCATGCCGGGAGGGCGCATGCTGCGACAGACCCTGTCCCCGTGAGAAGATGAAGGGAAAGAAGTGA